The Triticum aestivum cultivar Chinese Spring chromosome 3A, IWGSC CS RefSeq v2.1, whole genome shotgun sequence genome includes a region encoding these proteins:
- the LOC780667 gene encoding DEAD-box ATP-dependent RNA helicase 14 isoform X2, with the protein MASAAPRYAPPDPTLPKPWRGLIDGTTGYLYFWNPETKAVTYDRPTGPPPPVAPAPAPTPAPAPIQQPQYHHDERARHRDPPERHTESAGNRVQNAPFADHKARNDPSFEQRFSAGVNPAPVPSTNPAPQADNGNMSVDAYRKKHEITIICPGREAPPPFMSFQSTCFPSEILREVQQAGFKAPSPIQAQSWPIALKGSDIVAVAKTGSGKTLGYLLPGFILVKNLRHNSRDGPTVLVLSPTRELATQIQDEAIKFGRSSRISSTCLYGGAPKGPQLRDLERGADIVVATPGRLNDILEMGKVSLRQVAYLVLDEADRMLDMGFEPQIRKIVKQVQPKRQTLMFTATWPREVRKIASDLLTNPVQVNIGNTDELVANKSITQHVEVTTSFEKGRRLDQILRQQEPGSKVIIFCSTKRMCDQLSRNLSRQYGASAIHGDKSQAERDSVLSEFRTGRCPILVATDVAARGLDVKDIRVVVNYDFPTGVEDYVHRIGRTGRAGATGIAYTFFCDQDSKYASDLVKILEGANQNVSPELRAMVGRGGYGGRGPRRWASSNDSYGGQGAYGSQTRDGPSFQSSFNNSSSGNQYGGAPSFHTSSNNQTSGAASLPASGGSGEGLSFHDRFYSGNSRGGDRARSRSPPKAVGVSNW; encoded by the exons ATGGCGTCCGCGGCGCCGCGCTACGCGCCGCCAGATCCGACGCTGCCCAAGCCCTGGAGGGGCCTCATCGACGGCACCACCGGCTACCTCTACTTCTGGAACCCGGAGACCAAGGCCGTCACCTACGACCGCCCCACCGGCCCGCCTCCCCCCGTCGCCCCCGCTCCGGCGCCGACCCCGGCCCCCGCTCCCATCCAGCAGCCCCAGTACCACCACGACGAGAGGGCCAGGCACAGAGACCCGCCCGAG CGGCACACTGAATCTGCTGGAAACCGCGTGCAGAATGCGCCCTTTGCCGATCACAAGGCCAGGAATGATCCTTCTTTTGAG CAGCGCTTTTCAGCTGGAGTAAACCCTGCACCTGTGCCTTCTACTAACCCAGCTCCACAGGCTGACAATGGAAACATGTCGGTAGATGCATACCGTAAAAAGCATGAGATTACTATTATT TGCCCGGGACGTGAAGCTCCACCGCCATTCATGTCGTTTCAGTCCACATGCTTCCCTTCGGAGATTCTACGGGAG GTGCAGCAAGCAGGATTCAAAGCACCAAGTCCTATCCAAGCTCAATCGTGGCCGATTGCTCTAAAAGGTAGTGATATTGTAGCTGTGGCGAAGACAGGTTCTGGAAAAACCCTGGGTTATCTACTTCCAGGGTTTATACTTGTCAAGAACCTACGGCAcaattcaagggatgggccaactGTGTTAGTTCTGTCTCCAACCAGGGAATTGGCAACACAGATTCAAGATGAAGCAATCAAGTTTGGTAGATCATCGAGAATTTCATCTACT TGTCTATATGGTGGTGCTCCAAAAGGCCCTCAGCTAAGAGATTTAGAGCGTGGTGCTGACATTGTTGTCGCAACTCCTGGTAGACTGAATGATATACTAGAAATGGGAAAAGTCAGTCTCCGTCAGGTAGCTTATCTCGTTCTTGATGAAGCTGACCGCATGCTTGATATGGGGTTTGAGCCACAAATAAGAAAAATTGTGAAACAAGTGCAACCGAAACGGCAAACTCTTATGTTCACTGCCACTTGGCCAAGAGAGGTGAGGAAAATAGCTTCCGATTTGCTCACTAACCCTGTCCAGGTTAACATTGGGAACACTGATGAGCTGGTTGCAAATAAGTCAATCACCCAG CATGTGGAAGTTACCACATCTTTCGAGAAAGGGAGGCGCCTTGATCAGATCTTGAGACAACAGGAGCCTGGATCTAAGGTGATTATATTTTGCTCCACGAAGAGGATGTGTGATCAGCTGTCTCGGAACCTATCACGGCAGTATGGTGCTTCTGCTATTCATGGTGATAAATCACAGGCTGAGAGGGACTCTGTGCTGAGTGAATTTAGGACCGGCAGGTGCCCAATTCTTGTAGCCACTGATGTGGCTGCTCGAGGCTTAGATGTGAAGGACATCAG GGTTGTCGTTAACTATGATTTCCCAACGGGTGTTGAGGACTATGTCCATAGAATTGGGAGGACAGGCCGGGCTGGTGCGACTGGAATTGCATACACATTCTTCTGTGACCAGGATTCTAAGTATGCTTCAGATCTTGTGAAGATTTTGGAGGGTGCAAACCAAAATGTTTCGCCAGAGTTACGAGCTATGGTCGGCCGTGGAGGGTATGGTGGCAGGGGGCCACGGCGGTGGGCATCTTCTAATGATTCCTATGGTGGCCAGGGAGCTTATGGCAGCCAGACTAGGGATGGTCCAAGCTTTCAGTCGAG CTTCAATAACAGCAGCAGTGGCAATCAATATGGTGGTGCTCCAAGCTTCCATACCAG TAGCAACAACCAGACCAGTGGCGCTGCAAGTTTACCTGCCAG TGGCGGCTCTGGTGAAGGTCTCAGCTTCCATGATAG GTTCTATAGCGGCAATTCCCGTGGTGGTGACCGTGCTAGGAGCAGGAGCCCTCCCAAGGCCGTGGGGGTCTCCAACTGGTAA
- the LOC780667 gene encoding DEAD-box ATP-dependent RNA helicase 14 isoform X1: protein MASAAPRYAPPDPTLPKPWRGLIDGTTGYLYFWNPETKAVTYDRPTGPPPPVAPAPAPTPAPAPIQQPQYHHDERARHRDPPERHTESAGNRVQNAPFADHKARNDPSFEQRFSAGVNPAPVPSTNPAPQADNGNMSVDAYRKKHEITIICPGREAPPPFMSFQSTCFPSEILREVQQAGFKAPSPIQAQSWPIALKGSDIVAVAKTGSGKTLGYLLPGFILVKNLRHNSRDGPTVLVLSPTRELATQIQDEAIKFGRSSRISSTCLYGGAPKGPQLRDLERGADIVVATPGRLNDILEMGKVSLRQVAYLVLDEADRMLDMGFEPQIRKIVKQVQPKRQTLMFTATWPREVRKIASDLLTNPVQVNIGNTDELVANKSITQHVEVTTSFEKGRRLDQILRQQEPGSKVIIFCSTKRMCDQLSRNLSRQYGASAIHGDKSQAERDSVLSEFRTGRCPILVATDVAARGLDVKDIRVVVNYDFPTGVEDYVHRIGRTGRAGATGIAYTFFCDQDSKYASDLVKILEGANQNVSPELRAMVGRGGYGGRGPRRWASSNDSYGGQGAYGSQTRDGPSFQSSFNNSSSGNQYGGAPSFHTSSSNNQTSGAASLPASGGSGEGLSFHDRFYSGNSRGGDRARSRSPPKAVGVSNW from the exons ATGGCGTCCGCGGCGCCGCGCTACGCGCCGCCAGATCCGACGCTGCCCAAGCCCTGGAGGGGCCTCATCGACGGCACCACCGGCTACCTCTACTTCTGGAACCCGGAGACCAAGGCCGTCACCTACGACCGCCCCACCGGCCCGCCTCCCCCCGTCGCCCCCGCTCCGGCGCCGACCCCGGCCCCCGCTCCCATCCAGCAGCCCCAGTACCACCACGACGAGAGGGCCAGGCACAGAGACCCGCCCGAG CGGCACACTGAATCTGCTGGAAACCGCGTGCAGAATGCGCCCTTTGCCGATCACAAGGCCAGGAATGATCCTTCTTTTGAG CAGCGCTTTTCAGCTGGAGTAAACCCTGCACCTGTGCCTTCTACTAACCCAGCTCCACAGGCTGACAATGGAAACATGTCGGTAGATGCATACCGTAAAAAGCATGAGATTACTATTATT TGCCCGGGACGTGAAGCTCCACCGCCATTCATGTCGTTTCAGTCCACATGCTTCCCTTCGGAGATTCTACGGGAG GTGCAGCAAGCAGGATTCAAAGCACCAAGTCCTATCCAAGCTCAATCGTGGCCGATTGCTCTAAAAGGTAGTGATATTGTAGCTGTGGCGAAGACAGGTTCTGGAAAAACCCTGGGTTATCTACTTCCAGGGTTTATACTTGTCAAGAACCTACGGCAcaattcaagggatgggccaactGTGTTAGTTCTGTCTCCAACCAGGGAATTGGCAACACAGATTCAAGATGAAGCAATCAAGTTTGGTAGATCATCGAGAATTTCATCTACT TGTCTATATGGTGGTGCTCCAAAAGGCCCTCAGCTAAGAGATTTAGAGCGTGGTGCTGACATTGTTGTCGCAACTCCTGGTAGACTGAATGATATACTAGAAATGGGAAAAGTCAGTCTCCGTCAGGTAGCTTATCTCGTTCTTGATGAAGCTGACCGCATGCTTGATATGGGGTTTGAGCCACAAATAAGAAAAATTGTGAAACAAGTGCAACCGAAACGGCAAACTCTTATGTTCACTGCCACTTGGCCAAGAGAGGTGAGGAAAATAGCTTCCGATTTGCTCACTAACCCTGTCCAGGTTAACATTGGGAACACTGATGAGCTGGTTGCAAATAAGTCAATCACCCAG CATGTGGAAGTTACCACATCTTTCGAGAAAGGGAGGCGCCTTGATCAGATCTTGAGACAACAGGAGCCTGGATCTAAGGTGATTATATTTTGCTCCACGAAGAGGATGTGTGATCAGCTGTCTCGGAACCTATCACGGCAGTATGGTGCTTCTGCTATTCATGGTGATAAATCACAGGCTGAGAGGGACTCTGTGCTGAGTGAATTTAGGACCGGCAGGTGCCCAATTCTTGTAGCCACTGATGTGGCTGCTCGAGGCTTAGATGTGAAGGACATCAG GGTTGTCGTTAACTATGATTTCCCAACGGGTGTTGAGGACTATGTCCATAGAATTGGGAGGACAGGCCGGGCTGGTGCGACTGGAATTGCATACACATTCTTCTGTGACCAGGATTCTAAGTATGCTTCAGATCTTGTGAAGATTTTGGAGGGTGCAAACCAAAATGTTTCGCCAGAGTTACGAGCTATGGTCGGCCGTGGAGGGTATGGTGGCAGGGGGCCACGGCGGTGGGCATCTTCTAATGATTCCTATGGTGGCCAGGGAGCTTATGGCAGCCAGACTAGGGATGGTCCAAGCTTTCAGTCGAG CTTCAATAACAGCAGCAGTGGCAATCAATATGGTGGTGCTCCAAGCTTCCATACCAG CAGTAGCAACAACCAGACCAGTGGCGCTGCAAGTTTACCTGCCAG TGGCGGCTCTGGTGAAGGTCTCAGCTTCCATGATAG GTTCTATAGCGGCAATTCCCGTGGTGGTGACCGTGCTAGGAGCAGGAGCCCTCCCAAGGCCGTGGGGGTCTCCAACTGGTAA
- the LOC780667 gene encoding DEAD-box ATP-dependent RNA helicase 14 isoform X3, with product MASAAPRYAPPDPTLPKPWRGLIDGTTGYLYFWNPETKAVTYDRPTGPPPPVAPAPAPTPAPAPIQQPQYHHDERARHRDPPERHTESAGNRVQNAPFADHKARNDPSFERFSAGVNPAPVPSTNPAPQADNGNMSVDAYRKKHEITIICPGREAPPPFMSFQSTCFPSEILREVQQAGFKAPSPIQAQSWPIALKGSDIVAVAKTGSGKTLGYLLPGFILVKNLRHNSRDGPTVLVLSPTRELATQIQDEAIKFGRSSRISSTCLYGGAPKGPQLRDLERGADIVVATPGRLNDILEMGKVSLRQVAYLVLDEADRMLDMGFEPQIRKIVKQVQPKRQTLMFTATWPREVRKIASDLLTNPVQVNIGNTDELVANKSITQHVEVTTSFEKGRRLDQILRQQEPGSKVIIFCSTKRMCDQLSRNLSRQYGASAIHGDKSQAERDSVLSEFRTGRCPILVATDVAARGLDVKDIRVVVNYDFPTGVEDYVHRIGRTGRAGATGIAYTFFCDQDSKYASDLVKILEGANQNVSPELRAMVGRGGYGGRGPRRWASSNDSYGGQGAYGSQTRDGPSFQSSFNNSSSGNQYGGAPSFHTSSSNNQTSGAASLPASGGSGEGLSFHDRFYSGNSRGGDRARSRSPPKAVGVSNW from the exons ATGGCGTCCGCGGCGCCGCGCTACGCGCCGCCAGATCCGACGCTGCCCAAGCCCTGGAGGGGCCTCATCGACGGCACCACCGGCTACCTCTACTTCTGGAACCCGGAGACCAAGGCCGTCACCTACGACCGCCCCACCGGCCCGCCTCCCCCCGTCGCCCCCGCTCCGGCGCCGACCCCGGCCCCCGCTCCCATCCAGCAGCCCCAGTACCACCACGACGAGAGGGCCAGGCACAGAGACCCGCCCGAG CGGCACACTGAATCTGCTGGAAACCGCGTGCAGAATGCGCCCTTTGCCGATCACAAGGCCAGGAATGATCCTTCTTTTGAG CGCTTTTCAGCTGGAGTAAACCCTGCACCTGTGCCTTCTACTAACCCAGCTCCACAGGCTGACAATGGAAACATGTCGGTAGATGCATACCGTAAAAAGCATGAGATTACTATTATT TGCCCGGGACGTGAAGCTCCACCGCCATTCATGTCGTTTCAGTCCACATGCTTCCCTTCGGAGATTCTACGGGAG GTGCAGCAAGCAGGATTCAAAGCACCAAGTCCTATCCAAGCTCAATCGTGGCCGATTGCTCTAAAAGGTAGTGATATTGTAGCTGTGGCGAAGACAGGTTCTGGAAAAACCCTGGGTTATCTACTTCCAGGGTTTATACTTGTCAAGAACCTACGGCAcaattcaagggatgggccaactGTGTTAGTTCTGTCTCCAACCAGGGAATTGGCAACACAGATTCAAGATGAAGCAATCAAGTTTGGTAGATCATCGAGAATTTCATCTACT TGTCTATATGGTGGTGCTCCAAAAGGCCCTCAGCTAAGAGATTTAGAGCGTGGTGCTGACATTGTTGTCGCAACTCCTGGTAGACTGAATGATATACTAGAAATGGGAAAAGTCAGTCTCCGTCAGGTAGCTTATCTCGTTCTTGATGAAGCTGACCGCATGCTTGATATGGGGTTTGAGCCACAAATAAGAAAAATTGTGAAACAAGTGCAACCGAAACGGCAAACTCTTATGTTCACTGCCACTTGGCCAAGAGAGGTGAGGAAAATAGCTTCCGATTTGCTCACTAACCCTGTCCAGGTTAACATTGGGAACACTGATGAGCTGGTTGCAAATAAGTCAATCACCCAG CATGTGGAAGTTACCACATCTTTCGAGAAAGGGAGGCGCCTTGATCAGATCTTGAGACAACAGGAGCCTGGATCTAAGGTGATTATATTTTGCTCCACGAAGAGGATGTGTGATCAGCTGTCTCGGAACCTATCACGGCAGTATGGTGCTTCTGCTATTCATGGTGATAAATCACAGGCTGAGAGGGACTCTGTGCTGAGTGAATTTAGGACCGGCAGGTGCCCAATTCTTGTAGCCACTGATGTGGCTGCTCGAGGCTTAGATGTGAAGGACATCAG GGTTGTCGTTAACTATGATTTCCCAACGGGTGTTGAGGACTATGTCCATAGAATTGGGAGGACAGGCCGGGCTGGTGCGACTGGAATTGCATACACATTCTTCTGTGACCAGGATTCTAAGTATGCTTCAGATCTTGTGAAGATTTTGGAGGGTGCAAACCAAAATGTTTCGCCAGAGTTACGAGCTATGGTCGGCCGTGGAGGGTATGGTGGCAGGGGGCCACGGCGGTGGGCATCTTCTAATGATTCCTATGGTGGCCAGGGAGCTTATGGCAGCCAGACTAGGGATGGTCCAAGCTTTCAGTCGAG CTTCAATAACAGCAGCAGTGGCAATCAATATGGTGGTGCTCCAAGCTTCCATACCAG CAGTAGCAACAACCAGACCAGTGGCGCTGCAAGTTTACCTGCCAG TGGCGGCTCTGGTGAAGGTCTCAGCTTCCATGATAG GTTCTATAGCGGCAATTCCCGTGGTGGTGACCGTGCTAGGAGCAGGAGCCCTCCCAAGGCCGTGGGGGTCTCCAACTGGTAA
- the LOC123060548 gene encoding phosphoenolpyruvate/phosphate translocator 3, chloroplastic produces MQRAAASLASSRSAAWACSTTSRHAAASCSAAARRDAVVPLRIRGQEQRPAALPMSLSLLSGSRPPRTAKAAAAAAELAPADEVAAGGGIAGTVQLGAMIVAWYLLNIYFNIYNKQVLQVLPLPLPYTITAFQLAFGSLVIFFMWAAKLHPVPKLSAAQLAKIAPLAAGHMLGTVFTNMSLGKVAVSFTHTVKASEPFFTVLLSAFFLGEVPSPLVLGSLVPIVGGVALASLTEVSFNWVGFWSAMASNLLNQTRNVLSKRLLGGEEEEFMDDINLFSVITVLSFLLSLPLMIFAEGVSFSPAFLQSTGLNLQELCVRAALAGLCFHGYQKLSYMILARVSPVTHSVANCVKRVVVIVSSVLFFRTPISPVNALGTGAALAGVYLYSRLKKAKPKSS; encoded by the exons ATGCAGCGCGCCGCGGCCTCCCTCGCCTCCTCCCGCTCCGCGGCCTGGGCCTGCTCCACCACCTCGCGCCATGCCGCCGCCTCGTGctctgccgccgcccgccgcgacgCCGTCGTGCCTCTCCGAATTCGCGGCCAAGAGCAGCGGCCCGCCGCCCTCCCCATGTCACTGTCGCTGCTCTCCGGGAGTCGGCCCCCGCGGACGGCAAaagcggcggccgcggccgcggagCTGGCCCCGGCGGACGAGGTGGCCGCGGGTGGCGGCATTGCCGGCACGGTGCAGCTCGGCGCCATGATCGTCGCCTGGTACCTCCTCAACATCTACTTCAACATCTACAACAAGCAG GTGCTCCAGGTGCTGCCATTGCCGCTCCCCTACACCATCACCGCCTTCCAGCTCGCCTTCGGCTCGCTCGTCATCTTCTTCATGTGGGCCGCCAAGCTCCACCCCGTGCCCAAGCTCTCCGCCGCACAG CTGGCCAAGATCGCGCCGCTGGCCGCCGGGCACATGCTGGGCACGGTGTTCACCAACATGAGCCTGGGCAAGGTGGCCGTCTCCTTCACGCACACCGTCAAGGCATCGGAGCCCTTCTTCACCGTGCTGCTCTCCGCCTTCTTCCTCGGCGAGGTGCCGTCGCCGCTGGTGCTGGGCTCGCTGGTGCCGATCGTCGGCGGCGTCGCCCTGGCGTCGCTGACCGAGGTCTCATTCAACTG GGTGGGATTCTGGAGCGCCATGGCGTCGAATCTGCTCAACCAGACCAGGAATGTGCTCAGCAAGAGGCTCCTCGGCGGCGAAGAG GAGGAGTTCATGGACGACATAAACCTCTTCTCGGTGATCACCGTGCTGTCCTTCCTCCTATCGTTgcctctgatgatctttgcagaagGGGTCAGCTTCTCCCCAGCGTTCCTCCAGAGCACG GGCCTGAACCTGCAGGAGCTGTGCGTGAGGGCGGCCCTGGCAGGGCTCTGCTTCCATGGCTACCAGAAG CTGTCGTACATGATCCTGGCGAGGGTGTCGCCCGTGACCCACTCCGTGGCCAACTGCGTCAAGCGTGTGGTGGTCATCGTCTCCTCCGTCCTCTTCTTCCGGACGCCCATCTCCCCTGTCAATGCACTGG GGACTGGAGCGGCACTGGCGGGAGTTTACCTGTACTCCAGGCTCAAGAAAGCAAAGCCAAAGAGCTCATGa